The nucleotide window CGCCACCGAGGGTAAAATTGAGCCGGAATTGGCGTTTTATGCTAACTATGTGGAACCGCAACAGTTAGAAAAGTTGCGGCAAGTTTTAGTTACCCCCATCGATGTGAGTCCAGTCGCGATCGCACAATTTCTCTATTCACCTCAAGGGGAAGCCATCTTGGAACGGTTGGGGGAAGTGATTCAAACTAAAGCCGGTCAAGAGGGATTCTATGCGATTCGGGCGGCATTAATCAAAGCGGCGGCTAAACCGGAGGGGCTAACCTTATTAAATGTACTGCGGGAGTTTCCCACTTATGGTATAAGGATTAACTCTGCCCGGAGTTTTGAGATAATTGAGGAACTATCTCGGTTAAGTCGGCAAACTCAACAAGCGATCGCGGGGGTGAATCAGGAGGCGATGGCGGAAGTTCAAGCCCAGATCGAGTCACTGTTTCCCCAAATGCCACCCGACTTTTCCGAATTACCTGACTTGCGAGAACCGGGACCCATTGCCTATTCTCAACAAACCCTGACATTGAATGATCCCAGTCGCGGACGCCGATTTCCGGTGGATTTGTATTTACCGTCTTCGATATCTGCTGGGGAAGGATTAACTCCTCTAATTGTAATTTCCCACGGACTCGGTTCTGATCGGATGACGTTTGAATATTTAGCCGAACATTTGGCGTCTTATGGGTTTGCCGTAGCCCTACCGGAACATCCTGGCAGTAATGCTGAACAATTACAAGCACTGAGTCGAGGACTAGCTAGTGAGGTGACGCCACCGTCAGAATTCATTGACCGTCCCTTGGATATTACCTTTTTACTGGATCAACTGGAACAATCCTACGCAGGACAGTTAGATCTGAACAATGTTGGTGTATTAGGTCAATCCTTTGGCGGTTACACGGTGTTGGCGCTAGCGGGTGCTGAACTTAATTTTGAGCGATTGCAGCAAGTTTGTGATCAGTCAGAAGATTCCTTAAATGTATCACTGCTGCTGCAATGTCGAGCATTAGAATTACCCATGGCGGACTATGACTTTCGTGATCCACGGATTCAAGCCGCGATCGCGATTAACCCCGTGGGGAGTGCTATCTTTGGTAAATCGGAATTTGCTCAGATTCAAATCCCCCTGATGCTGATTTCCGGGAGTAATGACACCGTAGCACCTGCCCTCCCGGAACAGATTCAACCCTTTACCTGGCTAACCACGCCGAACAAGTATCTGGTATTGCAGAATGAAGGCACTCACTTTTCTAATCTGGGAGTCTCAACAACGGCGGTAGAATTGCCGCCAGAGGTGATGGGTCCTGATCCCGCGATCGGGCGTGTTTATACCCAAGCGTTGAGTGTTGCCTTTTTTGAAGTCTATATTGCGGGTCAACCTGAATACCAACGTTACCTCAATGCGGCTTATGCACAATTCCTCAGTCAAGACGCTATGCCATTGAGTTTAGTGGAATCTTTAACCCTAAATCAGCTTTCTGAACAGACGGATGAACCGCAAAACTCCTCACCCCCACCACAGGCACCGTTTTTGATTCCGCTTCCGTAAACTTATGTTTCAGATTTTTGTAGTTTTTAAACAAATGTAAAAGACTCTATCAAGGGGTTGCCTATCTCAGAGAACGTGCTAAATTGAATATAAAGCTAAATAACTTCTGGACGACAGATAAAACAGCTTAGTCTACAAATGTTGAATGAAGTTAGGAGGAAGAAAAAACCTGTCTCATTTAATATCTGTCTCATCAGAAGATAGCAACAAACACCATAACAGCAGCAACATTCATCGAGAACGTTGATAGTTCCTCAAATAGAATCTAGGAAGCTGTGTAACTGAATAAAATTGTCTTTGATTTATCAGTACCACTTCAAGTTTCATTGCCCAAAGGAGGAAATCACTCAGCTAGTATTGCTTGAATGTTGTTGCTGTTTATCGCAACACTGATTTCACAGATTTTATCGAACTGGTAGGGGTGGAGTGGCAGAGGTTAGTCGCACGCTCTTTCACAGAGGTGTTGGTGGTGAGGGGGCAAAGGATGATTAAGATTGTTGGGGAGATTATTTAGTTGTCTGTGTTAATCTGTGTCATTCACGATTGAGTAGAGACGCGCCATGGCGCGTCTCTACAATGATGCCGAACGTCCTAATCGATGTGTCTATTGCTATAAATGTCATTGCTATCTGTGTAATCTGTGTTGACGAATGCAATGCAAGGATTTTTGAATTTAAACAAATCGGCTGGATTCACGTCTCACGATTGTGTGGCAAAAGTGCGGCGTTTTTTGCGCCTGAAGCGAGTGGGACATGGGGGAACCTTAGATCCATTGGCTACAGGGGTTCTGCCGATCGCGCTGGGTAGAGCGACCAGATTGTTACAGTATATGACCTCAGAGAAGGCATATCGGGC belongs to Coleofasciculus chthonoplastes PCC 7420 and includes:
- a CDS encoding alpha/beta hydrolase; translation: MTNFKLGLALVNLGLSVAPVVMATPVQSATKIYIPYGPLEFSLSIETLEIYATEGKIEPELAFYANYVEPQQLEKLRQVLVTPIDVSPVAIAQFLYSPQGEAILERLGEVIQTKAGQEGFYAIRAALIKAAAKPEGLTLLNVLREFPTYGIRINSARSFEIIEELSRLSRQTQQAIAGVNQEAMAEVQAQIESLFPQMPPDFSELPDLREPGPIAYSQQTLTLNDPSRGRRFPVDLYLPSSISAGEGLTPLIVISHGLGSDRMTFEYLAEHLASYGFAVALPEHPGSNAEQLQALSRGLASEVTPPSEFIDRPLDITFLLDQLEQSYAGQLDLNNVGVLGQSFGGYTVLALAGAELNFERLQQVCDQSEDSLNVSLLLQCRALELPMADYDFRDPRIQAAIAINPVGSAIFGKSEFAQIQIPLMLISGSNDTVAPALPEQIQPFTWLTTPNKYLVLQNEGTHFSNLGVSTTAVELPPEVMGPDPAIGRVYTQALSVAFFEVYIAGQPEYQRYLNAAYAQFLSQDAMPLSLVESLTLNQLSEQTDEPQNSSPPPQAPFLIPLP